The Hydrogenophaga crocea genome contains a region encoding:
- a CDS encoding FAD-binding domain-containing protein produces MSALVWLKRDLRWRDHAPLATAALHEQALALYIVEPEWLASPGFDPQHLAFALACLAELRATLAARGLPLLVRVGPAVDVLAQLRREYPYRHLLSHEETGEGWSYARDRAVAAWCRAQGVLWTESPQTGVVRRLRDRKGWAARWHARMDAPEVAMPEGFAGARVDTPDGPTLASLGLPPARPLPAAGERAALDLLDGFLAGRGRVYRRALSSPLSAAEGCSRLSPHLAFGTVSMRHVHQATEATIANTPDRTLAHALRGFAGRLRWHCHFMQKLEDEPAIEHRNFARVCDGLREDAFDRERFEAWCEGRTGFPMVDACMRSLRATGWLNFRMRAMLVSFAAYHLWLHWREPGLFLARQFLDYEPGIHWSQMQMQSGTTGINTLRIYSPTKQAMDHDPEGVFIRRWVPEFGTPAYPRPIVDERAALRLARERLYALRATPEARAEADAVQQRHGSRKAGLPPSGARAPRTRRRAEAEASPLQQELFR; encoded by the coding sequence ATGAGCGCCCTGGTCTGGCTCAAGCGCGACCTGCGTTGGCGCGACCACGCGCCGCTGGCCACCGCGGCCCTGCACGAGCAGGCGCTCGCGCTCTACATCGTCGAGCCCGAGTGGCTCGCCAGCCCGGGCTTCGACCCGCAGCACCTGGCCTTTGCGCTCGCCTGCCTGGCCGAGCTGCGCGCCACGCTCGCCGCGCGCGGGCTGCCGCTGCTGGTGCGCGTGGGTCCGGCCGTGGACGTGCTGGCGCAGCTGCGGCGCGAGTACCCGTACCGCCATCTGCTGAGCCACGAAGAAACCGGCGAGGGCTGGAGCTACGCGCGCGACCGCGCCGTGGCCGCGTGGTGCCGCGCGCAGGGCGTGCTGTGGACCGAGTCGCCGCAGACCGGCGTGGTGCGCCGCCTGCGCGACCGCAAGGGCTGGGCCGCGCGCTGGCACGCGCGCATGGACGCGCCCGAGGTGGCCATGCCCGAGGGCTTCGCGGGCGCGCGCGTCGACACCCCCGACGGGCCCACCCTGGCCTCGCTCGGCCTGCCACCCGCGCGACCCTTGCCCGCGGCCGGTGAACGCGCGGCCCTGGACCTGCTCGACGGCTTCCTGGCCGGCCGCGGCCGCGTTTACCGGCGCGCGCTCTCGAGCCCGCTGAGCGCGGCCGAGGGTTGCAGCCGCCTGAGTCCGCACCTGGCCTTCGGCACCGTCTCGATGCGCCATGTGCACCAGGCCACCGAGGCCACCATCGCGAACACGCCCGACCGCACGCTGGCCCACGCGCTGCGCGGCTTCGCGGGCCGCCTGCGCTGGCACTGCCACTTCATGCAGAAGCTCGAAGACGAGCCCGCGATCGAACACCGCAATTTCGCGCGCGTGTGCGACGGCCTGCGCGAAGACGCCTTCGACCGCGAGCGCTTCGAGGCCTGGTGCGAGGGCCGCACCGGCTTTCCCATGGTCGACGCCTGCATGCGCAGCCTGCGCGCCACCGGCTGGCTCAACTTCCGCATGCGCGCCATGCTGGTGAGCTTCGCGGCCTACCACCTGTGGCTGCACTGGCGCGAGCCGGGTCTGTTCCTCGCGCGCCAGTTCCTGGATTACGAGCCCGGCATCCACTGGAGCCAGATGCAGATGCAGAGCGGCACCACGGGCATCAACACGCTGCGCATCTACTCGCCCACCAAGCAGGCCATGGACCACGACCCCGAGGGCGTGTTCATCCGCCGCTGGGTGCCCGAGTTCGGCACGCCCGCCTACCCGCGGCCCATCGTGGACGAACGCGCCGCGCTGCGCCTGGCGCGCGAGCGCCTGTACGCGCTGCGCGCCACGCCCGAAGCGCGCGCCGAGGCCGACGCGGTGCAGCAGCGCCACGGCTCGCGCAAGGCCGGCCTGCCGCCCTCGGGCGCGCGCGCACCGCGGACACGCCGCCGCGCCGAAGCCGAGGCCTCGCCCCTGCAGCAGGAGCTGTTCCGGTGA
- a CDS encoding cryptochrome/photolyase family protein yields the protein MTQPCRHLVVVLGDQLNRDASAFDGFDPALDRVWMCEAAEESTHVWSSQQRTVQFLAAMRHFAQALRGEGLPLHYETLREGGLADALREAIAHWRPARLRLTQPGDWRVLQALRAAAGDTPLDITEDRHFLCSSARFAAHARGRRQLRMEFFYREMRREHGVLMDGDQPCGGAWNYDADNREAFGPNGPGFLPPPTRFEPDAITREVIALVQQRFADHPGQADPFGWPVNRAQALQALQVFIDERLPHFGRWQDAMWTGEPWLYHAHLAAALNLKLLNPREVIAAAEAAWRGGRVPLESAEGFIRQILGWREYVRGIYWLRMPDYAEQNALAAPHDLPAWFWTGDTPMRCLADAIGQTLRHGYAHHIQRLMVTGLFALLYGVQPQQVHAWYLSVYVDAVEWVELPNTLGMSQYADGGLLASKPYIATGRYIERMSDHCRGCRFDPGQRTGERACPFTTLYWDFLLRHEARFASHPRLALQVKNLARIGPAEREAIVARADAVRAGSVA from the coding sequence ATGACCCAACCCTGTCGACACCTGGTGGTCGTGCTCGGCGACCAGCTCAACCGCGACGCCAGCGCCTTCGACGGCTTCGACCCCGCGCTCGACCGCGTGTGGATGTGCGAAGCCGCCGAAGAAAGCACGCACGTCTGGAGCAGCCAGCAGCGCACCGTGCAGTTCCTGGCCGCCATGCGCCACTTCGCGCAGGCGCTGCGCGGCGAAGGCCTGCCGCTGCATTACGAAACCCTGCGCGAAGGCGGCCTGGCCGACGCACTGCGCGAAGCCATCGCGCATTGGCGGCCCGCGCGCCTGCGCCTCACCCAGCCCGGCGACTGGCGCGTGCTGCAGGCGCTGCGGGCCGCCGCGGGCGACACGCCGCTGGACATCACCGAAGACCGCCATTTCCTGTGCAGCAGCGCGCGCTTCGCCGCGCACGCGCGCGGCCGGCGCCAGCTGCGCATGGAGTTCTTCTACCGCGAGATGCGGCGCGAGCACGGCGTGCTCATGGACGGCGACCAGCCCTGCGGCGGCGCCTGGAACTACGACGCCGACAACCGCGAGGCCTTCGGCCCCAATGGCCCGGGCTTTCTGCCGCCGCCCACACGCTTCGAGCCCGATGCGATCACGCGTGAGGTGATCGCGCTGGTGCAGCAGCGCTTCGCCGACCACCCGGGCCAGGCCGACCCTTTCGGCTGGCCCGTCAACCGCGCGCAGGCGCTGCAGGCCTTGCAGGTGTTCATCGACGAGCGCCTGCCGCACTTCGGCCGCTGGCAGGACGCCATGTGGACCGGCGAGCCCTGGCTCTACCACGCCCACCTGGCCGCCGCGCTCAACCTCAAGCTGCTGAACCCGCGCGAGGTGATCGCCGCCGCCGAGGCCGCGTGGCGCGGGGGCCGCGTGCCGCTCGAATCGGCCGAGGGCTTCATTCGCCAGATCCTGGGCTGGCGCGAGTACGTGCGCGGCATCTACTGGCTGCGTATGCCCGACTACGCCGAGCAGAACGCGCTGGCCGCGCCGCACGACCTGCCCGCCTGGTTCTGGACCGGCGACACACCCATGCGCTGCCTGGCCGACGCCATCGGCCAGACCCTGCGCCACGGCTACGCGCACCACATCCAGCGCCTGATGGTCACGGGCCTGTTCGCGCTGCTCTACGGCGTGCAGCCGCAGCAGGTGCACGCCTGGTACCTGAGCGTCTACGTGGACGCGGTGGAGTGGGTGGAGCTGCCCAACACCCTGGGCATGAGCCAGTACGCCGATGGTGGCCTGCTCGCGAGCAAGCCCTACATCGCCACCGGCCGCTACATCGAGCGCATGAGCGACCACTGCCGCGGCTGCCGCTTCGATCCGGGCCAGCGCACGGGCGAGCGCGCCTGCCCGTTCACCACGCTCTACTGGGACTTCCTGCTGCGCCACGAGGCGCGCTTTGCCTCGCACCCGCGGCTCGCGCTGCAGGTGAAGAACCTTGCGCGCATCGGCCCCGCCGAGCGCGAGGCCATCGTGGCGCGCGCCGACGCGGTCCGCGCCGGGAGCGTGGCATGA
- a CDS encoding DUF2256 domain-containing protein produces the protein MSARDDGKGFKGNKRDLPSKPCAVCGRPMVWRRAWAKNWDSVRYCSDACRARKNAS, from the coding sequence GTGAGCGCACGCGACGACGGCAAAGGCTTCAAGGGCAACAAGCGCGACCTGCCGAGCAAGCCCTGCGCGGTGTGCGGCCGGCCCATGGTCTGGCGCCGCGCCTGGGCCAAGAACTGGGACTCGGTGCGCTATTGCTCCGACGCCTGCCGCGCGCGCAAGAACGCGTCCTGA